In one window of Bdellovibrio bacteriovorus W DNA:
- a CDS encoding hypothetical protein (COG0840 Methyl-accepting chemotaxis protein), giving the protein MKKIIHCSLSVIITLSSLGAHANDPREQARAQIAKTKEQAQTYASDLVSADFSEALLDVMAEALRAGSPGDAFQVYMNDIASMEERVLGILDRVQQKSQNISSETLLALWEEHKNAVRKRFEISYQVQNQIYEQSLFISAAENALSRFKNVCETGRSQKGIKFYNQLIPNLPPIHSEINLQFNVGEQGGLSRISSQSSSSSGNDKDSQVISTSLNTAAGLSTSIAAAGGAGQLVAACTMAAPYLVAAAVVYSVVASAIAADEQRRAQDRIAEANVMMFRDSASDGDVAMYYRETCQTLRPLITSLQQKLQMIKRDDNERLLTIQAASALRVEIEAFENASAIQEQNMKYLRLYQATRADICKPRYELAENPTCFRNATHIILASDDKVQLPLDEKERFSIIEPMEKSLKDFAKSYPKEKRAELVGAKLVLALGPQWNQTALSLHRMSFEVVDSLMASLFQKIQILFSQYRTDQNALWNKSEASLEGELKAIKAFEDLKTTHRKLVNDGIKVIFNRHSKEVFQNEVALHVQKARNFSDSYKQHREVKSFMTSVDALARLYKNL; this is encoded by the coding sequence GTGAAAAAGATTATTCATTGTAGCTTGAGTGTCATTATCACTTTATCCTCTTTAGGTGCCCATGCCAACGATCCTCGAGAGCAAGCAAGGGCTCAGATTGCAAAGACCAAAGAACAAGCACAGACTTATGCGTCTGATCTTGTCAGCGCCGATTTTTCTGAAGCTCTTTTAGATGTCATGGCCGAGGCACTAAGAGCGGGAAGTCCAGGTGATGCCTTTCAGGTTTACATGAATGACATTGCAAGTATGGAGGAACGCGTTCTCGGCATTCTCGATAGAGTTCAGCAAAAGAGCCAAAACATTTCTAGTGAAACTCTTTTAGCACTCTGGGAAGAACATAAGAACGCCGTCAGAAAGCGTTTTGAAATATCTTATCAAGTACAGAATCAAATTTATGAACAAAGTCTTTTCATTAGTGCTGCTGAAAATGCCTTGAGTCGATTTAAAAACGTCTGTGAAACGGGACGTTCCCAAAAAGGTATCAAATTCTACAATCAACTGATTCCAAATCTCCCACCTATTCATAGTGAGATCAATCTGCAGTTCAATGTCGGTGAGCAAGGAGGTCTTAGCCGAATCAGCTCGCAAAGCTCCTCCTCAAGTGGAAATGATAAAGACAGTCAGGTTATTAGCACATCCCTTAATACAGCGGCAGGACTTAGTACATCCATCGCAGCTGCAGGTGGTGCTGGTCAATTAGTAGCGGCTTGTACAATGGCAGCCCCCTACCTAGTCGCGGCCGCTGTAGTTTACAGTGTGGTAGCAAGTGCGATTGCCGCAGATGAACAGCGTCGAGCTCAGGACCGTATTGCTGAAGCCAATGTTATGATGTTTCGAGATTCTGCAAGCGACGGTGACGTAGCGATGTATTATCGAGAAACTTGCCAAACATTACGTCCCCTTATTACTAGCCTGCAGCAAAAGCTGCAAATGATCAAAAGAGACGATAACGAACGTTTACTTACTATTCAGGCTGCATCTGCTCTAAGAGTCGAGATCGAGGCTTTTGAAAATGCCAGTGCAATTCAAGAACAAAATATGAAATATCTCCGACTTTATCAGGCCACCCGCGCCGATATATGCAAACCCCGCTATGAACTGGCTGAAAATCCCACTTGTTTTAGAAACGCAACGCATATCATTTTAGCATCAGATGACAAAGTTCAACTTCCCTTAGACGAGAAAGAAAGGTTCTCAATCATCGAGCCGATGGAAAAGTCTTTAAAGGATTTCGCGAAGTCTTACCCAAAGGAAAAACGTGCAGAATTGGTGGGCGCGAAACTAGTTCTTGCATTAGGCCCTCAGTGGAACCAAACAGCCTTGTCACTTCATCGTATGAGCTTTGAAGTTGTGGATTCTTTGATGGCTTCTTTATTCCAAAAGATTCAGATTTTATTTTCCCAATACCGCACGGACCAAAATGCATTGTGGAATAAATCAGAAGCCTCTTTGGAAGGTGAATTAAAAGCAATAAAGGCTTTCGAGGATCTTAAAACTACGCATCGCAAACTTGTTAACGACGGCATCAAAGTGATCTTTAATCGTCACTCCAAAGAAGTTTTTCAAAACGAAGTTGCCTTACATGTACAGAAGGCCCGTAATTTTAGCGATTCATATAAACAGCACAGAGAAGTTAAATCTTTTATGACTAGTGTGGACGCATTAGCACGTTTATATAAAAATCTATAG
- a CDS encoding cell wall binding repeat-containing protein, giving the protein MRPLRRALSLFLSFILTVGATPSWAFSNTEADVRALQEAYIKAMGNQPGSIEVTSKTVNGITTYHTSINRCDGNGVCQQVYSKSYRESVGFVHVDGQYYMAKTIDGYENDNAISLPIQIPASPRHLQRIDYIAGYSKYGSNNKDPDSFEGNLQMRVRPPSEIPNEISQVLPSVAGAFVNSYQDLQNAINTSKALHQAYLNNLKALASFTQNLETNRQNFEKSSATNDAIAAFNIGFISRQVDTSTASTEQMRDLDEFERVKADPFTFKQYDLTDLALEDLQKSTNDALIKRDVRTLARNAEIGLSQRESAKRVSFKEKNRDVFRNGIVQIQNINPQLGPGPLDSRSFQINAQTPAGQALRRVGNLAQTYWFEQNGFQETSTQSKSAYLAALTNLSSAENFFINGDFYQGYESLRETSKLLQASIGFTKGLYHAGKDTLMAIPMVAEAAISLGNALARNPGAVADQATDLLLRTPEIGAAILKRLHAYGEKFLNGDIETRAEITGRVAGEIIILFATSGSLGIAQKLGSTSRVGTQASRISSLIEPSTSLGSSIIRKAELLEPKLTETILAIQKSSLPGTSWTGSVDRILNAFDKMNKSTFPMSAEVLPEIIKHRRLLMDIRNGYNRDVAKIGEYVSQARASGESLESIARNAHGMRRSIGEVYKNQTPELVRREIYGRNLYIYGDELGPKFHELVKNKRLDSDLNDVYESIIRSSQKTNSPLNELLNTINRELN; this is encoded by the coding sequence ATGAGACCCTTGAGACGAGCCCTATCTCTTTTTCTTAGCTTTATCCTGACTGTCGGAGCGACTCCGTCTTGGGCATTTTCCAATACTGAAGCAGATGTGCGCGCTCTTCAAGAAGCTTACATAAAAGCTATGGGTAATCAACCTGGCTCCATCGAAGTCACGTCTAAGACTGTCAATGGTATAACCACCTACCATACATCTATCAATCGTTGTGATGGCAATGGTGTCTGCCAACAGGTATACAGTAAAAGTTATCGAGAGAGCGTGGGCTTCGTTCACGTAGATGGTCAGTATTATATGGCCAAGACAATTGATGGCTATGAAAATGATAATGCTATTTCATTACCTATTCAAATTCCAGCTTCTCCCCGACATCTTCAGCGGATTGACTATATAGCAGGCTATTCTAAATACGGCTCCAACAACAAAGATCCTGATAGCTTTGAGGGTAACCTGCAGATGCGCGTTCGCCCACCCTCTGAAATTCCGAATGAAATTAGCCAAGTTCTGCCGTCCGTTGCCGGAGCTTTTGTAAATTCCTATCAAGATTTACAGAATGCTATCAATACCTCAAAGGCTCTTCATCAAGCCTATTTAAATAACCTCAAAGCACTTGCTTCATTTACTCAAAATCTAGAAACAAACCGCCAAAATTTTGAAAAATCCTCTGCAACCAATGATGCGATCGCGGCTTTTAACATCGGATTTATCTCTCGCCAGGTTGACACATCCACAGCTTCAACTGAGCAAATGAGAGATTTAGATGAGTTTGAGAGAGTGAAGGCAGACCCCTTTACTTTTAAGCAATATGACTTGACCGACTTGGCTCTTGAAGACCTTCAAAAAAGCACAAACGACGCCTTAATAAAACGGGACGTCAGAACATTAGCTAGGAACGCAGAAATAGGCCTTTCACAAAGGGAAAGTGCAAAGAGAGTTTCATTTAAAGAAAAAAATAGAGATGTTTTCAGAAATGGAATCGTTCAAATACAGAACATCAATCCTCAGCTAGGACCTGGCCCCCTTGATAGCAGATCCTTTCAGATCAATGCACAGACTCCTGCAGGCCAAGCATTGCGCAGAGTGGGCAACCTTGCGCAGACCTACTGGTTTGAGCAAAATGGCTTTCAGGAAACAAGTACTCAGTCTAAATCAGCATACTTAGCTGCCTTGACCAACCTATCTTCTGCAGAAAATTTCTTTATAAATGGTGATTTCTATCAAGGTTACGAATCTCTTCGAGAGACAAGTAAGCTATTACAAGCGTCCATCGGGTTCACCAAAGGATTGTATCACGCTGGCAAGGACACTCTCATGGCTATCCCCATGGTGGCTGAAGCAGCAATCTCTCTAGGCAATGCTCTTGCCAGAAATCCAGGCGCAGTTGCCGACCAAGCGACGGATTTACTTCTAAGAACTCCAGAAATCGGCGCTGCCATCTTAAAAAGACTTCATGCCTATGGTGAAAAATTCTTAAACGGCGATATTGAAACTCGCGCAGAGATCACTGGTAGAGTTGCTGGGGAAATCATAATACTATTTGCAACAAGCGGATCTCTAGGCATCGCTCAAAAGTTGGGTTCTACCAGCAGAGTTGGTACACAAGCCTCACGTATATCAAGTCTTATCGAACCTTCGACGTCGCTTGGAAGCTCCATCATTCGCAAAGCAGAGCTCTTAGAACCTAAACTGACCGAAACTATTCTTGCTATTCAAAAGTCCTCTTTACCCGGCACCAGCTGGACAGGGAGTGTCGATAGAATTCTAAATGCTTTTGATAAAATGAATAAAAGCACCTTCCCGATGAGCGCTGAAGTTCTTCCCGAAATAATAAAGCATAGACGATTGCTTATGGATATTCGCAATGGATACAATAGAGATGTTGCAAAAATAGGAGAATATGTCAGCCAAGCAAGGGCCTCGGGAGAAAGCTTAGAGTCCATCGCACGCAATGCACATGGAATGCGACGCTCGATTGGGGAAGTTTACAAGAATCAAACACCTGAGTTAGTGCGGCGTGAAATTTATGGGAGGAATTTATATATCTATGGAGATGAGCTTGGGCCCAAATTTCATGAGCTAGTAAAAAACAAACGCTTAGATAGCGATCTGAATGATGTATATGAGAGTATCATTAGATCATCTCAGAAAACCAACAGCCCGTTAAATGAACTTTTAAATACTATAAATAGAGAATTAAATTGA